In Streptomyces sp. ML-6, the genomic stretch GAGAGGGAACCGTCCGGCCACCGGGAACCGTCCGGCGCGGGGGAACCGTCCGGCGCGGGGGAAGCGGGCGACGACGCGGTGCCCGGCCGGTACGGTCCGGCCGTGGCGGCCCTGATGTCGTTCGACCGGTCCGGGCACCTCCGGGAGACCGGCGTCGCCCGACTCGCCGTCGGGACCGGGGACCCCTTCGTGCTCCCCTTCCTCCTGCTGCGGCTGAACGACCCGGTCGAGCAGGTGCGGGACCTCGCCCGGGAGGCGGTCACCACGCGCCTGGACCCCGGCCACGTGGACCTCCTGGTCCAGCTCCTGCCGCTCCTCGACGGATTGCGCGGCCGGCGGCGGGCGGGACGCCTGCTGGCCTCGGTGGAGGACCTGCTCCACCGGCACGGCACGGCGGCGCTGTGGCGCGGGGCGCGATCGGACGAGCCCCTGGTGCGTGCGAGCTGTCTGCGCCGGCTGGCCCGGACCGAGCCGGTCGCGGCCGTGGGGGCCGCCTTCTCGTCCCGGGAGCCCTCGTTGTGGCAGTGGGGCGCCCGCGTCGCCACCTCCTCGCGCCTGGCCCCGGCCGAGCAGGACGCGCTGCTCCCGCACCTGGAGGCCAGCAGCAGCCCCCGCATCCGGCTGCGGGCGCTGCGGGCCCGGGCCCGGCAGCCGCACGGCGAGGCCCATCTGCGCCGGGCCGTGCTCGACCCGGACGCCAGGATCCGCTACCACGCCCGCGCCACCCTGTACGCCCGCGGGCACACGGACCTCGCGCCGCAGGTGTACCGCGACGCCCTGGCACCGGCCCATGTGCCGGACGCGACCGCCGTGGGCGCGCTCGGCGGGCTGTCCGACCTGGGCGGCGCGTGCGACGTGCCGCGGATACTGGACTTCACGGCCCACCCCAGGGCGCGCGTACGTGCCGAGGCCTGGCGCGCCCTGAGCATCCTGGCCCCGTCGGAAGTGGCCGCCGGGATCGACCGGCTGGCCGCGGACCCCAGCGGCAAGGTGCGGCGCCACCTCCCGCGAGGGGGCCCGGCGTAGGCCCTTCGGCCGCAGGGGGCGCGGGCCGGGCCGGGCCGGTCCTTCAGCCGCCGCCCTGCCCCGCCCCGTACACCGGCCGGGCCGGTTCCGCCTCCGCGAGGAGTTTGCGCACCTCCTCCCCCGCGTCCGCCGGGGCCCATCGCGCGCCCCGGTCCGTGGTGGGGCCGGGGCGCCAGCCCTCCATGACCGTGAGCCGGCCGGCCTCCGCCTCGAAGACCCGTCCGGTGACCCCGTCGCTCGCGGCCGAGCCGAGCCACACCACCAGCGGGGACACGTTCTCCGGGGCCATCGCGTCGAAGCCGCCGTCCTCGGGGGCCGCCATCGCCCCGGCGAACGTCCGCTCGGTCATCCGGGTGCGGGCCGCCGGGGCGAGGGCGTTGACCTGGATCCCGTACCGGCCCAGCTCCGCGGCGGCGACCAGGGTGAGGCCCACGACGCCCGCCTTCGCGGCCGAGTAGTTGCCCTGCCCGACGCTGCCGAGCAGCCCCGCGCCCGAGCTGGTGTTGACCACCCGGGCGACCGGTGCGCGGCCCGCCTTCGTCTCGGCCCGCCAGTGCTCGG encodes the following:
- a CDS encoding SDR family oxidoreductase, coding for MTASSEERDGTGNRKGAGTLCEGRVVIVTGAGRGLGRAHALAFAAEGARVVVNDLGVGPGGDGGSAGPARQVADEIVAAGGEAVAHGGDIATPEGAGSLVRAALENFGRLDTLVNNAGFLRDRMLVNLSEDDWDAVIRVHLKGHFLPLRYAAEHWRAETKAGRAPVARVVNTSSGAGLLGSVGQGNYSAAKAGVVGLTLVAAAELGRYGIQVNALAPAARTRMTERTFAGAMAAPEDGGFDAMAPENVSPLVVWLGSAASDGVTGRVFEAEAGRLTVMEGWRPGPTTDRGARWAPADAGEEVRKLLAEAEPARPVYGAGQGGG